The Streptomyces sp. NBC_00597 DNA segment GTCGGCGTGCGCGGCGATCCGGGCCTTCTGGTCGGGCATGTGCGGGAAGTTGACGGTGAGGGCGAGGGCGGCGCCGAGGAGGAAGAGCACCGGGATGGGGAGCAGCTCGGTGATCATCGCGGTGAGGAGGGCGACGGTGAGGCCGGCGTTGAACCAGTAGAGGCGCGGGCGAAGGGTCGGGCGGCGGGGGTCGAGTCCCTGGAAGCCGTCCTCCTGCGCGGCGGAGCCGGAGGTCACGGCGCCGGAGGTCACGGAGCCGGAGGCGGGAACGGAAACGGAGGCGGAGTCCGAGGCGGACCCCGCGGACCCGGTGGTGGCCGGTCCTGCGTCAGCGGATCCGGTGGTGGCGACCAGCAGGCGCTCCTCAGCGGGCTCCGGAGCCTGCCCGGACGCCGGCTCCTCGGCGCCGGGGAGGACCAGCTTCCCGATCCGACGGCGTTCCTTGAGGCCGAGGACGTACGCCAGGCCGAACACGAACAGCAGACCGACCGCGAGGGCGGGGATCATCGGCACGAAGATGTCGGAGGCGTCGAGCTTGAGTGCGGTGGCGGCGCGGGCCGTGGGGCCGCCCCAGGGCAGGGTGTTCATGACGCCGTTGGCGGTGGCGGCGACGCCCGTCATGACCACCAGGCTGAGGCCGAGCCGCTTGTAGAGCGGGTACATGGCCGAGACGGTGATCATGAAGGTGGTCGATCCGTCGCCGTCGAGCGAGACGATCGCGGCGAGGACCGCGGTGCCGACCACGACCCGTACCGGATCCGCCTTGCAGAAGCGCAGGATGCCGCGCACGATCGGATCGAACAGGCCGACGTCGATCATCACGCCGAAGTAGACGATGGCGAACATCAGCATGGCGGCGGTCGGCGCGAGTTTGCCGACGCCGTCGATGACGTAGTCGCCGAGGTGGGCGCCCTTGCCTGCGAACACGCAGAACAGCGCGGGGATGAGGACGAGCGCCGCGATGGGCGACATTTTCTTCATCATGATCAGGACCAGGAAGGTGGCGATCATGGCGAAGCCGAGGAAGGTCAGCATGCAGGGAACGTAGGTGTCTCCTCCTTGTGTCAACAAGACGTCCGAGCGTGAGCAATACGAGCAAAACCCCAGCTCAGGGCAGGGGTGTCAGCTCGACGGGGAAACCGTTGAGCACCGCCGTGCCGGACAGCGGGTCGAGCCGGGAGCCGTCGAGGAGCTGGTTGACGTTGGCGCCCGGCACGGCGGAGGCGACGGAGAGGCGGGCCCCGTCGCGGTCATGGCCCCAGCCGTGCGGAAGGCTCACCACGCCGGTCCGTACGGTGTCGGTGACCTCGACGGGAACCTCCAGGCTGCCGCCGTCGGCGGTGATCCGGGCCATTCCGCCCTCGGTGAGGCCGAGCCGCCCGGCGTCCTGCGGATGCACCTGGAGCGTGCATCGGTTGGAACCTCCGGTGAGGGCCGGAACGTTGTGCAGCCAGCTGTTGTTGGACCGCAGATGGCGGCGGCCCACGAGCACCAGGGCGGCGGGGCGGTCGGCGAGCGCCGCGCGCAGCCTGGGGAGATCGGCCGCGATCGGGTCCGGGAACAGCTC contains these protein-coding regions:
- a CDS encoding citrate:proton symporter — translated: MLTFLGFAMIATFLVLIMMKKMSPIAALVLIPALFCVFAGKGAHLGDYVIDGVGKLAPTAAMLMFAIVYFGVMIDVGLFDPIVRGILRFCKADPVRVVVGTAVLAAIVSLDGDGSTTFMITVSAMYPLYKRLGLSLVVMTGVAATANGVMNTLPWGGPTARAATALKLDASDIFVPMIPALAVGLLFVFGLAYVLGLKERRRIGKLVLPGAEEPASGQAPEPAEERLLVATTGSADAGPATTGSAGSASDSASVSVPASGSVTSGAVTSGSAAQEDGFQGLDPRRPTLRPRLYWFNAGLTVALLTAMITELLPIPVLFLLGAALALTVNFPHMPDQKARIAAHADNVLNVAGMVFAAAVFTGVLSGTGMVKHMADWLVDAIPEGMGPHMALVTGLLSLPLTYFMSNDGFYFGVLPVLAEAGAAHGVSPLEIARASLVGQALHMSSPLVPAVYVLVGMAKVEFGDHTRFTVKWAALTSLVVLGAGMLFGII